Proteins encoded in a region of the Prochlorothrix hollandica PCC 9006 = CALU 1027 genome:
- a CDS encoding alpha/beta hydrolase, with protein sequence MADSSLPDRRRTPMKFDYSQITQALIEEARAKEAELPLRNEQCRSLFFCHNRPTGKVLLLFHGFTAAPYQFARIAHALFQDGYNVLVPLLPGHGLAGRWNAQNPPPLPTSQGDYQDFAVRWLKRSRVLGRQLIVGGIGSGGTLATWLSLAYPSQIDRSLLLAPYWPDSQGTIDLFAQAQQQYYHWITPRKAIPLPCYSGFSQRSLELFFELGETVLSQASQGQSPPALLVTSESDRAIGNSLGQPFLERLHRCQSSIWHLKFNRVLDLAHATMMQLEENNYETQLIKLVKHFTRLDLEQAA encoded by the coding sequence ATGGCGGATTCTTCCCTGCCCGATCGCCGCCGCACCCCTATGAAATTCGACTATTCCCAAATCACCCAAGCCCTCATTGAAGAAGCCCGCGCCAAGGAAGCGGAGCTACCCCTGCGCAATGAACAGTGTCGATCCCTCTTCTTTTGCCACAACCGTCCCACGGGCAAGGTTCTGCTGTTGTTCCATGGGTTCACCGCCGCCCCCTACCAGTTTGCCCGCATCGCCCATGCCCTGTTTCAGGATGGCTATAACGTGCTGGTGCCCCTGCTGCCCGGTCATGGTCTGGCAGGACGCTGGAATGCCCAGAATCCGCCGCCTTTGCCCACCTCCCAGGGGGATTACCAGGATTTTGCGGTGCGCTGGTTGAAGCGATCGCGGGTGTTAGGTCGCCAGTTAATCGTGGGGGGCATTGGTAGCGGGGGCACCTTGGCCACTTGGCTCAGTTTGGCCTATCCCAGCCAGATCGACCGATCGCTGCTCCTGGCTCCCTATTGGCCCGACAGCCAAGGCACGATCGATCTGTTTGCCCAGGCCCAACAGCAGTATTACCACTGGATTACGCCCCGCAAAGCTATTCCTCTGCCTTGTTACAGTGGCTTCAGTCAACGCAGTTTGGAACTGTTTTTTGAGTTGGGGGAAACGGTGCTCAGTCAAGCCAGCCAAGGTCAATCGCCCCCGGCTTTGTTGGTGACGAGCGAGAGCGATCGGGCGATCGGCAACAGTCTCGGCCAACCGTTCCTGGAACGGCTCCACCGCTGTCAGTCGTCTATTTGGCACCTCAAGTTCAACCGGGTTTTAGATTTGGCCCATGCCACGATGATGCAACTGGAGGAAAATAACTATGAAACCCAACTAATCAAGCTAGTCAAACACTTCACCCGCCTCGACTTAGAACAAGCCGCTTAA
- a CDS encoding RNA-binding domain-containing protein, translated as MSKADVHIFAIEDSPRYLEELLEWLRDFGYSNILTATTAPEAQEKLDPAKHRVCDVIIADMRLGKDDSGGFAILDWVKAQNLSAVVIILTANATVPDCRRAFRSGAWDYIAKDAPGNNFEDLDQSIEAAIAYLNRWGSQPNQQWFSEHQTELENQYWGQWLAIANQTVIETADTQQELEQRLEERKLRRFTVTLKQIGDFRPIKNLIQESEREDLEFKSSFQWDVRENKQNKDLCIAVLKTIAAFLNTKGGTLLIGVEDDGTLCGLASDLSCFSTTPTLDQFERHLRQTISNAIGAKFLPYLFIRCENLDGKDICAVYVRPAPMPAFLKAKPSHSDVTFFIRPGNETKALTIPECYDYWSQK; from the coding sequence ATGTCAAAAGCAGATGTCCACATTTTCGCCATTGAAGACAGTCCCCGCTACCTGGAGGAACTCCTAGAATGGCTCCGAGACTTCGGCTATAGCAATATTCTGACTGCTACTACCGCCCCAGAAGCCCAAGAGAAATTGGATCCCGCCAAACATAGGGTTTGTGATGTCATTATTGCCGATATGCGTCTCGGTAAAGACGACAGCGGTGGTTTTGCGATTCTAGATTGGGTGAAAGCCCAAAACCTCTCAGCCGTCGTGATTATCCTCACGGCCAACGCCACTGTCCCCGATTGCCGTCGTGCTTTCCGCAGTGGAGCCTGGGACTACATCGCCAAAGATGCCCCTGGTAATAATTTTGAAGATTTAGATCAGTCTATTGAAGCTGCGATCGCCTACCTCAATCGTTGGGGCAGTCAGCCCAACCAACAATGGTTTAGTGAACATCAAACTGAACTGGAAAACCAATATTGGGGCCAGTGGTTGGCGATCGCGAACCAAACCGTCATCGAAACCGCAGATACCCAACAGGAACTGGAACAACGCCTCGAAGAACGCAAACTGCGCCGCTTTACCGTCACTCTTAAACAAATCGGTGACTTCCGCCCCATCAAGAATCTGATTCAGGAGTCCGAGCGCGAAGATCTGGAGTTCAAAAGTAGTTTTCAGTGGGATGTGCGGGAAAACAAGCAAAATAAAGATCTGTGCATTGCTGTTCTCAAGACGATCGCTGCTTTTCTCAATACCAAAGGCGGCACCCTCTTAATTGGCGTTGAAGATGATGGCACCCTATGTGGTTTAGCCTCAGATCTCAGTTGTTTCAGTACGACACCCACCCTTGATCAGTTTGAACGACATCTACGCCAGACCATTAGTAATGCGATCGGTGCGAAATTTTTGCCCTATCTGTTTATTCGTTGTGAGAACTTAGACGGTAAAGATATTTGTGCTGTATACGTCCGACCTGCCCCCATGCCCGCTTTTCTGAAGGCTAAACCTTCCCATTCTGATGTCACTTTTTTCATCCGACCGGGCAACGAGACCAAAGCCCTGACGATCCCTGAATGCTATGACTACTGGAGTCAGAAATGA
- a CDS encoding tetratricopeptide repeat protein — protein sequence MVAWVKLGKVCWGKFLMVATGSNAGVGAERSGQLGPGLEALIQQGKALEKGEQYDQALVVLEQAVALAPNCEEVTTAYRKAVSHYTKKLARQQQHQKAYEILDHALIVLPNNCILLNSYGNAAARAGDFIKAFKFFEQALKLDDRDVITLNSYAQILIKQGNEEKAAQLFEQSLNLDDRNIITLNSYAQLLMKQGNEERAAQLFEKSLKLDDRNVLTYISYAQLLMKQGNDERAAQLFEQALNLDDCNVITLNSYAQLLMRQGNDERAAQLFEQALNLDDRDVITLNSYAQILMRQGNEERAAQLFEKALNLDNYHVPTLNSYAQFLMRQGNEERAAQLFAQSLNLDDRNIPTLNRYARLLMRQGNEERAAQLFEQSLNFDDRNVITLRNYVQLLIKQGNEIKASQLFERLSSLNGHDVVTLTQYSKVLSKRGDFTQALVVIKQALALDDQDIITLTSYAQLLVKSDYDDQAAQIFQQALELDGENIIALSNYARLLAKSGCNQQAAQLFEKALKLSPSDMITLGRYAQFLIKQGNYQQACNLLDQVVANELVHFSSRDTHAYSSFKHAQTLEAAGRYPQALDRLLKIDLSQQQPYHANIIRLNLGRLYYLLGQAQTGQDYFNTAIYLADDPDQTRLYAARSLLVHRLDLDTAIDLLQSIDEDSPRYANARHTIALNASAQTAYGLFSEPNQSGIDPELLYRAMYHKIGNEVAILKSIAQRLLRKIQGEHPLVAEIVANLDTMQASIIQERSSQQAAIEQLSSPNYTKTLQIIAETAHNVSDWVNNELAVIESKTRRALRKLDSKSPHADHFNRLLYQLELTQAALSDLKSISEGMPIQHRRFPVCRLFEKWQPEHWSSTPRIQKARVRLFIDNPDSEFDGDEEKIKSILNELVENSLKHNANHRDLLIRIYSRDLLNPTDIAAPTIPGDRRYLYLQFIDNGQGIPQDKKDWIFQPLHTTSSDEKGSGLGLFIIRKTIQQMGGFIQEVGEPDQGVRFQIYLPYPSDSDIP from the coding sequence TTGGTTGCTTGGGTTAAACTAGGGAAAGTATGTTGGGGGAAGTTTCTGATGGTAGCTACTGGGTCTAATGCTGGTGTGGGAGCAGAGAGGAGTGGGCAGCTTGGGCCGGGGCTGGAAGCGCTGATTCAGCAAGGCAAAGCTTTGGAGAAGGGGGAGCAATATGATCAGGCGTTGGTAGTGTTGGAACAAGCGGTTGCTTTAGCGCCAAACTGTGAAGAGGTTACGACAGCATATCGAAAGGCTGTCTCGCACTATACAAAGAAGCTGGCACGTCAGCAGCAACACCAGAAAGCGTATGAGATTTTAGACCATGCTCTAATAGTGTTGCCCAACAACTGTATTCTTCTCAATAGTTATGGTAATGCAGCCGCCAGAGCCGGAGATTTCATTAAAGCATTTAAGTTTTTTGAACAAGCTCTCAAGCTCGACGATCGTGATGTAATTACTCTCAACAGCTATGCGCAAATTTTAATCAAGCAGGGGAACGAGGAAAAGGCGGCTCAACTGTTTGAACAGTCTCTCAACCTCGACGATCGTAATATCATCACTCTCAACAGTTATGCGCAACTTCTGATGAAGCAGGGGAATGAGGAAAGGGCGGCTCAACTGTTTGAAAAATCTCTCAAGCTCGACGATCGTAATGTCCTAACTTATATTAGCTACGCGCAACTTCTGATGAAGCAAGGGAATGATGAAAGGGCGGCTCAATTGTTTGAACAAGCTCTCAATCTCGACGATTGTAATGTTATCACTCTTAATAGCTACGCACAGCTTCTGATGAGGCAAGGGAATGATGAAAGGGCGGCTCAATTGTTTGAACAAGCTCTCAATCTCGACGATCGTGATGTAATTACTCTCAACAGCTATGCGCAAATTTTAATGAGGCAGGGGAATGAGGAAAGGGCAGCTCAACTGTTTGAAAAAGCTCTCAATCTCGACAATTATCATGTGCCAACTCTCAACAGCTATGCGCAATTTCTGATGAGGCAGGGGAATGAGGAAAGGGCAGCTCAACTGTTTGCACAATCTCTTAATCTCGACGATCGCAATATCCCAACTCTCAACAGGTATGCGCGACTTCTGATGAGACAGGGGAATGAGGAAAGGGCAGCTCAACTGTTTGAACAATCTCTCAATTTCGACGATCGCAATGTCATCACTCTCAGAAATTATGTTCAGCTACTGATCAAGCAAGGGAATGAGATAAAAGCAAGCCAACTTTTTGAAAGACTCTCAAGTTTAAACGGTCATGATGTTGTGACTCTGACTCAGTATTCAAAAGTGTTGTCTAAGCGAGGTGACTTTACTCAAGCACTGGTAGTTATAAAACAGGCGTTAGCATTAGACGATCAAGACATTATCACTCTCACTAGTTATGCTCAGCTTTTAGTCAAGAGTGACTATGATGATCAAGCCGCTCAAATTTTTCAACAGGCTCTAGAACTTGATGGAGAGAATATAATTGCTTTAAGTAACTATGCACGTTTATTAGCTAAAAGTGGTTGTAATCAGCAAGCTGCTCAACTGTTTGAAAAAGCCTTGAAACTCAGTCCTTCCGATATGATTACCTTAGGTCGGTATGCCCAATTCTTAATCAAACAAGGAAACTATCAACAGGCTTGTAATTTATTGGATCAAGTTGTTGCTAATGAACTTGTTCATTTTTCTAGTCGTGATACCCACGCCTACTCCAGCTTCAAACACGCCCAAACCCTTGAAGCCGCAGGCCGCTACCCACAAGCCCTCGATCGACTTCTGAAAATTGATCTCAGTCAACAGCAGCCCTACCATGCCAACATCATCCGTCTTAACCTGGGTAGACTCTACTACCTCCTGGGGCAAGCCCAAACCGGCCAAGACTATTTCAACACCGCGATCTACCTAGCCGACGATCCCGACCAAACCCGCCTCTACGCTGCCCGCAGCCTCCTCGTCCATCGCCTCGATCTGGATACCGCCATCGACCTCCTCCAAAGCATCGATGAAGATTCCCCCCGCTACGCCAACGCCCGCCATACCATTGCTCTCAACGCCTCTGCCCAAACCGCCTATGGTCTCTTCAGTGAACCCAATCAAAGCGGCATCGACCCCGAACTGCTCTATCGGGCCATGTACCACAAAATCGGTAATGAAGTTGCCATCCTCAAAAGCATCGCCCAACGGTTACTGCGAAAAATCCAAGGTGAGCATCCCCTCGTGGCTGAAATTGTCGCCAACCTTGATACAATGCAAGCCAGCATCATCCAAGAACGCAGCAGCCAACAAGCCGCGATCGAGCAACTCTCCAGCCCTAACTATACAAAAACACTCCAAATTATCGCTGAAACCGCCCATAACGTCTCCGATTGGGTCAACAATGAACTGGCCGTCATCGAGTCCAAAACCCGCCGCGCCCTCCGCAAACTCGACTCCAAAAGTCCCCATGCTGACCACTTCAACCGCCTTCTCTACCAACTTGAATTGACCCAAGCCGCCCTCAGCGATCTCAAATCCATCAGCGAGGGAATGCCGATCCAACATCGCCGCTTTCCCGTCTGTCGCCTCTTTGAAAAATGGCAACCGGAACACTGGTCTAGCACCCCCCGCATCCAAAAAGCTAGAGTTCGGCTTTTTATTGACAATCCCGACTCAGAATTTGATGGGGACGAGGAAAAAATCAAAAGCATTCTCAACGAATTGGTGGAAAACTCCCTCAAGCACAATGCCAACCATCGGGATCTGCTGATTCGGATTTACTCACGGGATCTGCTCAATCCCACTGACATTGCTGCTCCCACTATCCCCGGCGATCGGCGCTATCTTTATCTCCAATTTATTGACAACGGGCAGGGCATTCCCCAAGATAAAAAAGACTGGATTTTCCAACCACTACATACCACCTCTTCGGATGAGAAGGGCAGCGGTTTGGGTCTTTTCATTATTCGTAAGACAATTCAACAAATGGGCGGCTTTATTCAAGAAGTTGGCGAACCGGATCAAGGGGTTCGCTTCCAAATCTATCTGCCCTATCCCTCTGATTCAGATATCCCCTAG
- a CDS encoding phenylalanine--tRNA ligase subunit beta: MPTATFPLAYLSRLTTASPQQLVQQAFDYGLDATLVGHSLEVEVTADRPDLLAPEGFARALNIYNSQANGQANGQANGQANGQPRSHPDPLPPSGRSIQVLPQSPPLRPHIAALVVETPGLGAEGLEALLQFRDKVTQTHGRHRQKLALGFYDLDQVQGDLVYGLVPGDQVQLMTLDHDRPRTAAEILTEQAQTFPPGQPLPTPDLLPVLRDGAGAILCIPPLVNVADLSYITGETQRILVEVTGTSAQGVAGLANIVAHNVLDGGAIVKTVTIITADGSHLTPNLCPRPVPFAAKFLNEVVGTFIAKGDLHRYLARMDLHVTGGEGGDCVQVPSYRTDILSQSDVAGDLLVAVGIDQLQADRSHLQFYNGTPNPLKTLAHRLGEFSQRLGLTEVKSYILTDPQLLQGFPGEAIHTANARSQSHSVTRTTLLPGLLDILAHHITAPKPIQIYEIGEVLQRLAPRPETSASQEPPQNPGLIQPAGLVQEEMHWGFARLGSKASFAQAKSYVQTLLQGLDITYTLADCDLALYLQGRSAWVVVAGQPIGHFGEIHPEILHRFSFPEPICAGELNCQGFSGKI, translated from the coding sequence ATGCCCACCGCCACCTTTCCCCTGGCCTATCTCAGTCGCCTGACCACCGCTAGCCCCCAGCAACTGGTGCAACAAGCCTTTGACTATGGTTTAGATGCCACCCTGGTGGGCCATAGCTTAGAGGTGGAGGTAACCGCCGATCGTCCGGACTTGCTGGCCCCTGAAGGGTTTGCCCGTGCCCTGAATATTTATAATAGCCAAGCTAACGGCCAAGCTAATGGCCAAGCTAACGGCCAAGCTAATGGCCAACCTCGATCGCACCCCGACCCCCTCCCTCCGTCTGGCCGATCGATTCAGGTATTGCCCCAATCTCCCCCCCTACGTCCCCACATTGCCGCCTTGGTGGTGGAAACCCCTGGCTTAGGGGCAGAGGGGCTAGAAGCCTTGCTCCAGTTCCGGGACAAGGTGACCCAAACCCATGGGCGACACCGGCAAAAGCTAGCCCTGGGTTTCTATGATTTGGATCAAGTCCAAGGTGATTTAGTCTATGGCTTAGTGCCGGGAGATCAGGTGCAGTTGATGACCCTGGACCACGATCGGCCCCGCACCGCCGCAGAAATCCTGACGGAACAGGCCCAAACCTTCCCCCCAGGACAACCTCTACCGACCCCAGATCTGCTGCCTGTCCTGCGGGATGGGGCGGGAGCCATTTTATGCATTCCACCCCTGGTTAATGTGGCTGACTTAAGCTATATTACGGGAGAAACCCAGCGAATCCTAGTGGAAGTCACCGGTACTTCGGCCCAAGGGGTAGCGGGATTAGCCAACATCGTCGCCCACAATGTCTTGGATGGGGGCGCGATCGTCAAAACCGTCACCATCATCACCGCCGACGGCTCCCACCTGACCCCCAACCTCTGCCCCCGCCCGGTGCCCTTTGCCGCCAAGTTTCTCAATGAAGTGGTGGGCACCTTTATCGCCAAGGGGGATCTGCACCGTTACCTCGCCCGCATGGATCTACACGTCACGGGGGGCGAGGGGGGCGATTGTGTCCAGGTGCCCAGCTATCGCACCGACATCCTCAGCCAAAGCGATGTGGCGGGGGATTTGTTGGTGGCGGTGGGCATTGACCAGTTGCAGGCCGATCGCTCCCATCTCCAGTTTTATAACGGCACCCCCAACCCCCTCAAAACCCTAGCCCACCGCCTTGGGGAATTCTCCCAGCGCCTGGGCCTAACGGAAGTGAAGAGCTATATTCTCACGGATCCCCAACTGCTCCAGGGCTTCCCCGGCGAAGCCATCCACACCGCCAATGCCCGGAGCCAAAGCCACAGCGTCACCCGCACCACTCTCCTGCCGGGATTGCTGGATATTTTGGCCCACCACATCACCGCCCCTAAACCGATCCAGATCTATGAAATCGGGGAGGTGCTACAGCGGTTGGCACCACGACCAGAGACCAGTGCCAGCCAGGAGCCACCCCAAAACCCTGGGTTGATCCAACCTGCCGGTCTCGTGCAGGAAGAGATGCATTGGGGGTTTGCCCGGTTAGGCTCCAAAGCCTCCTTTGCCCAGGCCAAGTCCTATGTGCAGACCCTGCTCCAAGGTTTAGACATTACCTATACCTTGGCGGATTGCGATCTGGCTCTTTATCTCCAGGGGCGATCGGCGTGGGTGGTGGTGGCGGGGCAACCCATCGGCCATTTCGGCGAAATCCACCCGGAAATCCTACACCGCTTCTCATTCCCAGAACCGATCTGTGCCGGGGAACTCAACTGCCAAGGGTTCTCAGGCAAAATTTGA